Proteins from one Esox lucius isolate fEsoLuc1 chromosome 19, fEsoLuc1.pri, whole genome shotgun sequence genomic window:
- the LOC105029716 gene encoding HMG box-containing protein 1 produces MDASRMEDSFDLIKCSEAPPSSPDCHPIPMEYDDLPELQEVEEGHSSPVVFHVGPGVSHQDCIAGSPDTNWLTELANIATSPQSPLLQEPSPIQRSSPVHIFATSRSLHSYARPPLASSAPSPSRGHLRERSRRVRASSESESGVFSMSSFSDDEDMGWSHSWPTTAWNCFLKGTRLRFHKGPNKEWQEAEDLGDSGDESDDERMMPSTSRKGYGSEGLKLVAHEENVSYGQAVLKLTFDPGSPEDGLLTAECRFDHPFFVKNKGWSSFYPCLTVVQHGIPCYEMQVGDLCLPPGHRDAINCDDSVVFDTFRSYDFTPLDSSAVYVLSSMARQRRTSQSSGGAVSPDPEKLSGSHQSSASKSNRSITSATAPGGAPPTKCKRPMNAFMLFAKKYRVEYTQMYPGKDNRAISVILGDKWKKMKNEERRMYTMEAKALADEQKRLNPDCWKRKRTNSGSQQP; encoded by the exons ATGGATGCTAGTAGAATGGAAGACTCCTTTGATCTAATCAAGTGCAGTGAGGCCCCACCTTCCTCACCTGACTGCCACCCCATTCCCATGGAGTATG ATGACCTGCCTGAGCtacaggaggtggaggagggccACTCATCCCCAGTAGTGTTCCACGTGGGTCCTGGGGTATCCCATCAGGACTGCATAGCCGGATCCCCGGACACCAACTGGCTGACTGAGCTGGCCAACATCGCCACCAGCCCTCAGAGCCCCCTACTGCAGGAGCCATCTCCCATCCAGAG GTCATCTCCTGTACACATCTTTGCCACCAGCCGTAGTTTACATTCCTATGCCCGGCCCCCCCTGGCCAGCAGTGCCCCCAGTCCATCTAGGGGTCACCTCAGGGAGCGCAGCAGACGTGTTAGG GCCAGCAGTGAGTCTGAATCTGGAGTGTTCTCCATGTCTTCCTTCTCCGATGACGAGGACATGGGCTGGTCCCACTCCTGGCCCACAACTGCGTGGAACTGCTTCCTGAAAG GCACCCGGCTACGGTTTCACAAGGGCCCTAACAAGGAGTGGCAGGAGGCAGAGGACCTTGGGGACTCCGGTGATGAGTCAGATGACGAGAGAATGATGCCGTCCACCTCCCGCAAG GGCTACGGTTCTGAAGGTCTGAAGCTGGTGGCCCATGAGGAGAACGTCTCGTACGGCCAGGCTGTCCTCAAACTCACCTTTGATCCCGGCTCGCCAGAAGACGGCCTCCTAACAGCAGAGTGCAGATTTGATCACCCCTTCTTTGTGAAAAACAAAG GCTGGTCTTCGTTCTACCCCTGCCTCACGGTGGTACAGCACGGCATCCCCTGCTACGAGATGCAGGTGGGGGACCTCTGTCTTCCCCCAGGCCACCGAGACGCCATTAACTGTGATGACTCCGTTGTCTTTGACACCTTCAGGAG CTATGACTTCACTCCTCTGGACTCGTCAGCAGTTTATGTCCTGAGCAGCATGGCTAGGCAACGAAGGACCTCCCAGTCTAGCGGAGGTGCTGTCTCCCCCGATCCAGAGAAACTATCCGGCTCCCACCAGTCCTCTGCCAGCAAGTCCAACCGGAGCATTACCTCAGCGACAGCCCCTGGCGGGGCCCCGCCCACCAAATGCAAGCGGCCAATGAATGCCTTCATGCTCTTCGCCAAGAAGTACAGAGTGGAGTACACGCAAATGTACCCTGGGAAAGACAACAG AGCCATCAGCGTCATCTTGGGcgataagtggaagaagatgaagaACGAGGAGCGGAGGATGTACACGATGGAGGCCAAGGCCCTGGCAGACGAGCAGAAGAGGCTCAATCCCGACTGCTGGAAACGCAAGAGAACCAACTCG GGGTCCCAGCAGCCCTAG
- the LOC105029719 gene encoding cAMP-dependent protein kinase type II-beta regulatory subunit — protein MSIEIPEGLTELLQSFTVEVLRNQPGDLLEFALQYFTQLKDSETRGAAFGNDQISATRSSGKAVNFIDEAMQIDSENGEEESDDEEFIAPVMSRFIRRASVCAEAFNPDEDDEEKEQRVTHPKTDEQRQRLQEACRDILLFKNLDPEQFSQVLDAMFEKFFEVGEHIIDQDDDGDNFYVIERGTFDICMRVDGVEKMVGSYDNKGSFGELALMYNTPRAATIIATSPGALWCLDRLTFRRIIVKNNALKRRLYEEFIQSLPLLTSLELSERMKVVDVLSSKAFSDREQIIAQGDLADCFYIVESGQVRITMKRTKTKKDQDEEEVEIASCSRGQYFGELALVTNKPRAASAYAVGTVKCLVMDIQAFERLLGPCMDIMKRNIANYEEQLVTLFHSTITDTEEKTP, from the exons ATGAGTATAGAAATTCCTGAAGGATTGACGGAGCTATTGCAGAGCTTTACCGTGGAAGTGTTGAGAAATCAGCCAGGGGATTTGCTCGAGTTCGCTTTGCAGTATTTCACCCAACTGAAGGACAGTGAGACCAGGGGGGCCGCATTTGGCAATGACCAAATTTCGGCCACGCGATCCAGTGGGAAAGCGGTCAATTTCATCGACGAGGCCATGCAGATCGATTCTGagaatggagaggaggagagtgacgACGAGGAATTCATAG CTCCTGTGATGAGTCGATTCATTCGAAGAGCATCAG TTTGTGCTGAGGCCTTCAACcctgatgaagatgatgaagaaAAGGAACAGAGG GTCACCCATCCTAAAACCGACGAGCAGAGGCAGAGGCTCCAGGAGGCTTGCAGAGACATCCTGCTGTTTAAAAACCTAGACCCG GAACAGTTTTCCCAAGTACTTGACGCCATGTTTGAAAAGTTCTTTGAGGTGGGAGAGCACATCATAGACCAGGATGACGACGGGGACAACTTCTACGTCATTGAAAG aggGACCTTTGACATCTGTATGCGAGTTGATGGTGTGGAGAAGATGGTGGGGTCTTATGACAACAAGGGGAGCTTTGGTGAACTGGCCCTGATGTACAACACTCCCAGGGCCGCCACCATCATTGCCACCTCGCCAGGAGCCCTGTGGTGCTTG GATCGTCTGACGTTCAGGAGGATCATTGTGAAGAATAACGCGTTGAAGAGAAGACTTTATGAGGAGTTTATTCAATCACTTCCACTGCTGACATCGTTAGAG CTTTCTGAGAGAATGAAGGTGGTGGATGTGCTGTCCTCCAAAGCCTTCAGTGACAGAGAACAGATTATCGCTCAG GGTGATCTAGCAGATTGTTTTTATATAGTAGAATCTGGTCAAGTTAGAATCACCATGAAGAGAACCAAG ACGAAAAAAGACCAAGACGAGGAGGAGGTGGAAATAGCTAGTTGCTCCAGAGGGCAGTACTTTGGAGAACTGGCCCTGGTCACAAACAAACCCCGAGCTGCTTCGGCTTACGCTGTGGGAACCGTCAAGTGTTTAG TTATGGACATACAAGCATTTGAGAGGTTGCTGGGGCCATGCATGGACATCATGAAGAGGAACATTGCTAATTATGAAGAACAGCTGGTTACTCTGTTTCACAGTACCATCACTGACACTGAGGAGAAAACCCCATGA